In Formosa haliotis, the sequence TGCACTACTAGTGCAACTAAAATTATGTATATTTGAAACTATGAAATGTATAGCATTCATCTTATCTCTTTACATTCTAGGCCTCAACGTTATGCCTTGCGAAGATGTTGTGCGTATAGATGATGAGCAACAGCTAGTTTCAGAATTAGTTCAGCATAATGACGCCGACCACAATCATGATTCTTCAGATTTATGCTCGCCGTTTTGTCAATGCCATTGCTGCCATATTCATGCTACAGCATTTTCTCCGTTACAAATTACCTTTAGTATTCCAGAAATTTCAACAAAAATATTTCTTCATTTTGATAGTTTAGGAGAAGATATTCATTCTAAACGTTTACAACCTCCCCGGGTATAATGTGTCCTGTATTTACAGGGTTTAATACAGCATTCTTAAAATAATATTTAAGAACACAACTTTATTATAATCACATTATAACTCAATTTCTATGATTAATAAAATCATCGATTTTTCAATCCATAATAAATTTATTATTGGGTTGTTAACTCTTACTTTAATAGGAGCAGGGATATGGAGTCTTACCAAAGTACCCATAGATGCCGTTCCAGATATTACAAATAACCAAGTTCAAGTTATTACACAAGCGCCAAATCTAGGTACAGAAGATATAGAGCAGTTTGTGACCTATCCGGTAGAGATGGCTATGAGTAATTTGCCTTTTGTAACAGAAATTCGCTCGGTTTCACGTTTCGGATTATCGGTAGTTACCATTGTTTTCGAAGATGATATGGGGACGTATTTACCGCGACAATTGGTTTCCGAAAAACTGGAAGCGGTAAAAGATGACATCCCTGAAGGATTTGGTACACCAACCATGGGACCAATAACGACTGGTTTAGGTGAAATTTATCAATACACGCTAAAAGTTGCTCCCAAATTTAAAGACACTTATTCTATTTCCGATTTACGTACCATGCAAGATTGGATTGTACAACGGCAAATGGCTATGGTACCTGGAGTAGTCGAAGTTAATGCTATAGGCGGAAAAATTAAGCAATACGAAGTCGCTGTAGACCCAAATGAGTTGAACGCGATGGGTATTACAATTACCGATATTTTTAAAGCTTTACAAGCGAATAATCAAAATACAGGTGGGGCTTACATCGAAAAAAACCACAAGGCAAACTTTATTCGTGGCGAAGGTTTAATTCGCAGTTTAGACGATATCAAACAAATTGTAGTTCAGCATACTAATGGAATTCCTTTAACTATTGACGATATCGCTCAAGTACAATTTGGTTCGGCGATTCGGTATGGAGCTTTAACGCAAGATGGAGAAGGCGAAGTTGTAGGTGGCTTGGTGATGATGCTGAAAGGTGCCAATTCTAATGAGGTGATACAAGAAGTCAAGAAGAGGATGTCTGAAATTCAGAAATCACTTCCCGAGGGTGTTCAAATTGAACCCCTGTTAGACCGCAGTAAACTGATTGGAGAAACCACCTCTACGGTAAGTACAAATTTGATTGAAGGAGCACTTATTGTCATTTTTGTACTCATTTTTTTATTAGGAAATTGGCGAGGCGGCCTTATCGTGGCTTCAACCATTCCCCTATCGCTATTATTCGCTTTTATACTTATGAACGCCTTTGATGTGTGGGCAAACCTAATGAGTTTAGGAGCGATTGATTTCGGAATAATTGTAGATGGTGCCGTAATTATTGTTGAAGCTACAGTATTTATGTTTGCTTCAAAGCATTATAAAAATAAAAACACAACACCCGAAAATAGAGATGCCATAGCCTCGAAAGCCTCAAAGAAAATGATGAATGCCGCCTTTTTTGGTCAGCTTATTATTTTAATTGTTTTTCTACCCATTTTAGCTTTAGAAGGCATTGAAGGAAAAATGTTTAAACCCATGGCATTAACCTTCATTTTTGCTATGATAGGGGCTATGATTTTATGTTTAACCTACGTCCCAATGATGTCGGCTTTAGTACTTCGTGCACCAAAATCTGAAAAATTATCTTACGGCGACAAATTTGTGTATTGGGTAGAACGAAAGTACGAACCGCTATTGAATTCAGCCTTAAAACACGGAAAATGGGTTGTAAGTATCGGAGTTTTACTTTTTGCACTTACCGTGTTTATGTTTACTAAAATGGGAGGCGAATTTATTCCGCAATTGGATGAAGGCGATATTGCGTTTCATGCCATTTTAAAACCTGGAAGTTCGCTAACAGAAACCATAGAAACCACAACAAAAATAGAGCAACTTATAAAAGCAGAATTTCCTGAAGTTGAAAAAATTGTAAGTCGTATTGGTGTTGCCGAAATTCCCACTGATCCTATGCCTATGGATTTGGCTGATGTGATAGTAATTTTAAAACCAAAATCGGAATGGACTTCGGCAGCCTCTAAAGACGAATTGATAGATAATATGAAGGCTACTATAAGTATACTGCCAGGAGTAAATTACGAGTTTACGCAACCAATAGAAATGCGTTTTAACGAATTGCTAGAGGGTGTGCGAGAGGATATTGCTATTAAAATTTATGGTGAAGATATTTATGTGTTGTCTGAAAAAGCAGAAGAAATAACTAAATTAATAAGTGGAATTGATGGTGTTGGAGATATGAAAGCCGAAGCCACAACAGGTTTACCACAAATGACGATTACTTATAACCGGCATAAATTAGCACAGTATGGTTTACAAATTAATGAACTTAATCACATCGTGCAATCGGCTTTTGCCGGTGGGAAAGCGGGCGTTATTTTTGAAGGCGAAAAGCGTTTCGATGTTATGGTGCGGTTGCAGGAACACAACAGAACAGATATTAGCGATGTTCAGAATCTGTTTATTAAATTACCAGGAGGGTCACAGATTCCGTTGAAGGAAATCGCAGAGATTTCGTATAAATCGGGGCCCATGCAAATTAGTCGCGATAATACCAACCGACGAACTTATGTGGGTGTAAATGTCCGTGGCCGGGATGTAAAATCGTTAGTTACCGAAATAAAAGCCAAGTTGGATGCGGATTTAAAACTACCTCCGGGATATTTTATTCGTTACGGTGGTGCTTTCGAAAATTTAGAACGTGCCAGTTCTAGATTACAAACCGTAGTGCCTATTTCCTTAATATTGATTTTTGTCCTGATTTATTTCGCACTAAAATCCTTCCCACAAACCCTAATGATTTACATTGCTATTCCCATGGCAACTATTGGAGGTGTTTTCGCCTTGTGGCTTCGAGACATGCCGTTTAGTATTTCGGCAGGTGTTGGGTTTATTGTGCTCTTCGGCGTGGCAGTATTAAACGGATTGGTAATGATTAGTGGTTTAAATGAATTAAAAGATGAAGGTGTTTTTAATTTAAAAGACCGAATTTTTAAAGGCACCAAACGTCGTATTCGGCCCATATTGTTGACCGCTTTTACAGATGTTTTAGGGTTTTTACCTATGGCAATTTCAGCTTCGGCAGGAGCAGAAGTGCAACGCCCCTTGGCGACAGTGGTTATTGGCGGCTTGTTAACTTCTACGTTTTTAACGCTATTTATTTTACCTATTTTATACCATTGGGTTGAAAAACAGCAGGATAAAATCACGTTAAAACGTGCCATGGGACCGGCTATTGCGATGCTAGTTTTATGTTTGGGTATACCGCAGTTCGGATATGCCCAACAAAATCTAGAACCATTTCCAGAGATAACTTTGGAAGCCGCTGTAAACCTAGCTAAAAAACAATATCCGTTATTAAAGCAAAAAAGTTTAGAGGTTGATAAACAGGAAGCTATAAAGCAAACGGCTTTCGATTTTGGAACGACTCAAATTTTTACAGGAGGAGAAGAAATCGGGGACAATGGCGGTGTGTATACGACTATTGGAGCGGGGCAAACTAATATTGATGTGTTTGGTTTTGGAGCTAAAAAACACTTGCAAGAGCAGCGTGTTTTATTAGCCCAAAGTGCTTATGAAGTGTCGGAACTTCAATTGGAGTTAGAAGTGAAAATGGCCTGGATAAAAGCCTATCAAACCAAAAAGCAATTCGACTTGTTTACCGAATTAGATTCCATTTACACACGTTTTGAACAAGCTGTAGCACTGAATTATAAAGTAGAAGCCATTTCGAGATTAGAATATTCGGCAGCAAAAAATCAATATTATCAAATTCAAAATAATAAGACTAAGGCCTTAAGCGATTACAAAATAGCTTTGTTACAATTAAACCTTTGGTTGTCTGCAGATCCATTTTACACGGTGGCAGAGTTGATAGAAACGGAAGCAGATGTATTTATGGAATTTGATATAGAACAGCATCCCGCATTTCAGGTTGCCGAGTTAGAAGTTTTAGAGTCCGAAGCACAAGTAAAAGCGGCACAAACCAAGAATCTACCCAAATTTAATGTACAAGGCGGTTTACAAAAAATAAATGGAAATTCAGGATTTTACAGTTATCAAGCGGGAATTTCGGTTCCATTTTTGTCGGGTAGTCATCGAGAAGCCTTGCAATCTGCTAAAATTGATAAAGAGATTGCAGAAACCAATGTGCAGTTAAAACAAAATCAAGTTAAATCGAAATATAACCAAGCGTTCCAGCAATATAAGCAATGGTCGCAATCTTGGCAGTTTTACAGTACAAAGGTTTTGCCGTTAGCCAAAGAACAACGGCAAGGTGCCTTGTTAGCCTATAAAGAAGGTGCCCTAGATTATACGGGGTTTTCGCAATTAATTAACGAAGCAATTCAATCGGAATTGGATGCTCAAGAAGCGCTTTTAAATTATTTTAATAGTGTGTTTGAATTACAATATTTTAATAAGAAATAACATGAAACAGATAGTATATATTTTTAATATAGTCGTTTTAATTAGTGTTTTTAGTTGTGGATCGAAGGATTCAAATTCTGAAAACACTAAAGCAAATCATGCTGAAGAATCAGTCGAACACAATCATGAAAACCATGATGAATCGGAAGGTGTTCATTTAACAGGAAAGCAATTTGATGCTTTAAAAATGAAAGTCGATACGCTATCTACACGAGCTATGCGTGGTTATATAGAAGCTAATGGCAGTCTCGATGTTCCACCTCAAAACGAAGCCGCGATAACAACAGTGTTAGGTGCTAATATTGCATCGATAGAAGTGATAGAGGGCGATAAGGTGAATAAAGGTCAGGTAGTGGCCTATTTGTCGCATCCTAATATTATTAAAATGCAAACCGATTATTTAAATGCGTTTAGTAACAGTAACTATTTAAAAAAGGATTTTAACAGACAGAAAACCTTATACGATTCTGGCGTTGGTTCTGGGGCTAATTATCAAAAAGCAGAAGCCGAATATGAAGCCTCAAAAGCTATGGTAAATGGTTTGGGAGCCCAATTGCAATTGTTACATTTAAATCCGAAATCTGTCCAATCGGGTACTATTTATCAACGTGTCGCGTTGCGAAGTCCTATAGAAGGTTTTGTGCAAAAGGTACGGGTAAAAACAGGCCAATATGTAGCTCCAGAAACCGAAGTTTTCGAAATTGTAAACACACATCATGTGCATGCCGATTTGATGGTGTTCGAAAAAGATGTTCAGAATGTTAAAAAAGGCCAACGTGTTCGTTTTTCTGTACAATCGTTACCAGAAGAAAAATTTATTGCCGAAATTTATTCGGTAAGTAAAACATTTGAAGATCAACCAAAGGCAGTTCATGTTCATGCCGAAATCGAAAATAAAAAAGGGCATTTAATTCCGGGTATGTATATTAAAGGTCAAATTCAAATCGAAGAAGTCGAGTCTGTAGCTGTTCCGGAGCAGGCTATTTTTAATGATGCAGAACGGTTTTATATTTTTAAAGCTGAGATAGGGGAGTTTCAAGATTGGAATTTTAAACCGGTGGAGGTTATTTTGGGAGATAAAGATGGTGATTGGCAAGCTATTCGTTTTCTTGAAGACCAAGATAAAACAGGACAATTTGCACTAAATAACGCCTACTATTTGAGTGCAGAAATGAAAAAAGGCGAATCAGAACATAGTCATTAAGTATATGAAAAGCATAGAAGAATTTTTAGAATTAAAAGGTATTCGGGTTACAGCGATGCGGCTGCTGATTTATAAATTTTTATCTGAAAAGCAAGTTGCGGTAACGCTTAGTGATATTGAAGATGCTTTTGATAAAGCCGACAGAACAACCTTGTACAGAACCATTAAAACCTTTGAAGAAAAAGACATCGTGCACCAAATAGATGATGGGACAGGAGTCACCAAATACGCGTTGTGCGAACCTAATTGCCACTGCGATTTAGAAACCGATTTGCATTTGCATTTCCACTGTACACAATGCGAATCTACCATGTGTTTAACGCATAATAAAATTCCAAAAATAAATGTACCCAAAGGATTTGTTGCCGAGCATGCTAACCTTGTGGTTAAAGGTGTTTGCGATAAGTGTAATGTAAATTAATGCACTTCCATTGCATGGAATTTTTGGTCATCTTTGAACTAGTATAATATATTAGAACGCAATTAAGATGAACGATATACATAATAATTCCTTACCCAACGAAGACCAATGTTGTAGTCACAATCATAATCACAATGTGGATGCTGGAGGTGATACGTCTAAATATAAAATCTATTTACCGGCTATTTTCAGTTTTGTATTGCTTATGGCTGGTATTGTTTTCGATTATTTAGATGTCGAATTTTTTCAAGGTGTTATTCGCATAATTTGGTATGTAGTAGCCTATATGCCCGTAGGATTACCTGTAATGAAAGAAGGTTTAGAAAGTATTAAACAGGGCGATTTATTTACTGAGTTTTTATTGATGTCTATCGCCACCATAGGAGCTTTTGTATTGGGAGAATATCCAGAAGGGGTAGCCGTTATGCTATTTTATGCTGTTGGCGAATTATTTCAAGGTGCTGCTGTAAAAAAGGCCAAAGGAAATATAAAAGCCCTTTTAGACGTACGGCCAAAATCGGCACAGGTGTTGAGAGATGGGAGTTACAAAACGGTTAGCCCAGAAAAGGTACATATTGGAGAAACTATTCAAATTCGAGTAGGAGAGCAGGTGCCTTTAGATGGTGTTTTAAAATCGGATAAAGCGTCTTTAAATACGGCAGCTCTTACAGGCGAAAGTAAACCAAATACGATACTTAAAGGCGATAAAGTATTTGCGGGAAGTATAAATTTAAATCAGGTTATAGAGGTTGAAGTAAGCAAAGAGTTTAAAGATAGTTCTATATCTCGAATTCTAGATTTGGTTCAAAATGCCACGTCTAGAAAGTCGAAAACAGAATTGTTTATTAGAAAATTTGCACGAATTTATACGCCAATCGTAGTGGTTTTGGCTATAGGGATAACGGTATTACCCTATCTGTTTGTATCCGATTATGTGTTTAGAGATTGGTTATATCGCGCTTTAATATTTTTGGTAATTTCTTGTCCGTGTGCTTTAGTCATTTCAATTCCACTCGGATATTTTGGTGGTTTAGGGGCGGCTTCTAAACATGGTATACTCTTTAAAGGAGCTTCATTTTTAGATGCCATGGGCAAAATAAATACGTTGGTTTTGGACAAAACAGGAACCGTAACGCTGGGAATTTTTAAAATAAAACAGATTAAAACGTTTGGTTTAAGTGAAGATGAGTTTATGAATTACCTTATGGCTATAGAGGCAAAATCGACTCATCCTATAGCAAAAGCTATTATGCACTATAAAGATAAAGCCGTTTTCGAGGCTGAAGACATTACAGAAATAGCTGGTCAAGGGGTACAAGGTATAGTGCAAGGTAAAATTGTTTTGGTAGGAAATACAACTTTAATGGAAACGCATAATATTTCCGTTCCTGAGGATCTTAAACGCATTGTGGAGTCTGTTGTTTTAGTGGCAATAGATAGTGTGTTTGTGGGGTTTGTGGTGATTGCCGATGCTTTAAAAATAGATGCTAAAGACACGATAACTAAATTACGAGCAGTAGGTGTAACTAAACTAATGATGCTTTCTGGGGATAAGGATAGTATTACGCAACAAGTGGCTTCAGAATTACAAATTTCGGAAGCGAAAGGAGGGTTATTGCCAGAAGACAAACTTCATGAAGTTGAAGCTTTAAAGAAAAATTCGAAGGCCGTAGTTGCCTTTGTGGGTGATGGTATTAATGATGCGCCAGTACTTGCTGTTAGCGATATCGGGATTGCAATGGGTGGTTTAGGTAGTGATGTGGCTATAGAAACTGCCGATGTTATTATTCAAACCGACCAGCCTTCAAAAATCGTTACCGCTATAAAAATTAGTCGGTCAACACGAGCTATAGTTTGGCAAAATATAGCCTTGGCTATTGGCGTTAAACTCATAGTAATGATACTTGGTGCAGGTGGGTTAGCAACCATGTGGGAAGCTGTATTTGCCGATGTTGGTGTGGCATTCTTAGCTATTTTAAACGCTGTTCGTTTACAGCGGATGCATTGGGATTAAGTTTAAAACTATTATTTAAAGGTGTATGACAGTCCGTTAAAGAATTGGTATTGTGTAGTTGGAATGTCTTTTGCGGGATAAGAGTCGTAATTTAAAACGTAGGATAAATTGAAATCTAAATTTTTATAGACTTTTAAAGAAACTCTGGTAAAGAAATCAAATCTGTAATCTTTCATGAGATTAATCTTAGGCTGATAGAATGCAGAAATTTTAAAAGAAATGTTTTTAACCAAATTATAAACAAGTGTATAGGAGGCACATGCTCTTATATCGTTATGATAAATAGTTCCTAAACCGGCATCATCATTGTCTTCGTGCTCGTAAACATACATTAAATACGTCCCGATAGACATCATTAAATCATCATTTTTAATGAATTGAAATCTCGGACCCCCACCAACTAAAATCCTATTGTCAATATTAGCAATGGTGTTGGTGTAGACTTGAAAAAATACTTCTGGGATAAAGGTTTTGGATTTATAATAGTCGTACCTAATTTGATAGGTTCCTTTATTCTTTATATCGCTTCCATCTACTCGTTTTATATCTAAACTGGCAGTAAATGCCAGTAAATGTTTCTGCTTTCTATATTCAATATAAGAGTAGTTGTTAAAGGTGAATATACGTTTCGTGTTTTTTTCAAAACTGGCGTTCAATTCAACTCCTCCAGAAAATCCAACAGTGTCTTTTTCAAAAACGAAATGTTCAATGTTAAAAATTTGAGCATATGCAATACCATTAAATAATAGTACAACTAATACAACGATGTTTCGTATAAAACAGATAGTTATCTTTTTAAATTTAGCCTAAGATAAAGTCCAATTCGGCAATTTCAAAATTAATTAGACTCCTTTTGATTTATAGTAATATTACAAATTTCAATTATAAACCCATATTTGAGATGTAAATTAATATATTATGAATTAAAATTAGTCCTTTATAAAATTATGCATGCATAATAAAATCCATTATCTTTGTTTAAACCGATTTCTTATTTATGCAAACAAAACTAACAGAGTTGCTAGGTATTACCTATCCCATAATTCAGGCCCCTATGTTTTTGGTCTCGAATGTGGCTATGGTAAAAGCCGCCATGAAAAGTGGAATTGCTGGGTGTATTCCAGCACTAAATTATAGAACTTTACCGGAGTTAAAAGCGGCAATTCAAGAACTAAAAGCAGCTAAGATTCCCGGAGGTGCTTTTGGATTTAATTTAATTGTAAATAAATCGAATATTAAATTTAAAGATCAGTTAGCGTTAATTTGCGAAGAAGGTTGCGATTTTATAATAACGTCTTTAGGTAGCCCAGAAGAGACCATAAAACAAGCACATAAAGTGGGCATAAAAGTGTTTTGCGATGTTACAGATTTAAGATATGCCCAAAAAGTAGAGGGCTTAGGAGCAGATGCTTTAATTGCTGTAAATAATGAAGCTGGTGGACACCGGGGAGCATTATCGCCACAAAACTTAATCCAAGAATTGACATTGCATTGTAACATTCCTGTAATTTCTGCAGGGGGTGTAGGGCGGAAGGCAGATGTCGATAAAATGTTACGTTATGGAGCAGAAGGAGTTTCTGTAGGAAGTCCGTTTATAGCGTCTATAGAAGCCAATGTAACCGATGAATATAAACAAGCTTGTATCGATTATGGAGCTAAAGATATTATAATGACAGAACGTATTTCTGGTACACCTTGTACAGTAATTAACACACCTTATGTTCAGAAAATTGGAACGAAACAACCTTGGTACGAGAAGTTGTTGAATAAAAATAAAAGTCTTAAAAAATGGGTTAAAATGTTGCGTTTTTCTATTGGTATGAAAGCCACAGAAAAGGCGGCAAAAGAAGTAACGTACAAAACGGTTTGGGTTGCAGGACCTAGCATAGAATACACCAAAAAGATTTTATCGGTTAAAGAAATCGTGGCGAAACTGGTAAGTTAATACAGGACTAAATCTTTAATTAATTTTGATTTTATTACAATCCATTCTTCTTTTAAAATCCCATATACGCAAGTATTTCTTTTAAATCCGTCTAATAAATAGGTGTTTTTTCTTAAAATACCTTCTAAAGTTGCTCCCAAATGCTCAACAGCTTTCCGTGAGCGTGCATTGCGTTCATCAATTTTAAATTCTACTTTTTCAAAAGCCATAGTTTCAAAAGCATGTTGGAGCATCAAAAATTTCATATGACTATTTAATCTAGTACCTTGAAATTCATAACCAATCCATGTAGAACCAATATCTAATACTTTATTTACCACATTTATATTCATAAAACGTGTGCAACCGGCATACCTTTGGTTTTGCTTGTCAAAAACTATAAAAGGAATGCATGTGTTGTTATTAAATCCATCAATTGCTGTCTGAATATAATCTCTTAAAGCTTCTGTAGTTGAAATATTTGTGGGGGAATACTGAACTAAATTGTTCTGAAAAGCTATAGGTTCCAAATCTTTACAATAACTTAAATCTAGAAGTAAGAGTTTAACACGAGAATCTTCTAATTGCTGAATGTTCATGGTAAGAATAGATGTATCTAAATTGTGTTTTGTACTTTTGTTTCACTAAAATAAATGATTTATATGAAACCATCAAAAGAAGAAATTTTAAAACAAGCGAATGCAGCCTGTAAGAATACCTTAATGGAAACTTTACAGATTGAAATTGTTGATTATTCTAATGATATGTTGATTGCCAGAATGCCCGTAAATTCTAGAGTACATCAACCAGATGGTGTACTTCATGGGGGTGCAACCGCAGCTTTAGCAGAGAGTGTAGGGAGTTTTGCATCTCATATTTTTTTAGACACAAATGCTTTTTTTGTTCGAGGTTTAGAAATTACAGCCAATCATTTAAAGAGTGTTACTTCGGGTTATGTTTATGCAAAAGCATCCTTTTTACATAAAGGAAGAACCACCCAACTTATAGATATTCGTGTTACAGATGATGACGATAATTTAGTTTCAATATGTAAACTATCCACAATTACTTTACCTAAAAAACAATAAATGCATCCATCCGATTTTTTTGAATATCTGGTAAATCAATTTCAGAATACATTGCCATTTGTTGCTTATAGAAAACCAAATGAAAATCGTATAACTGTTCTTTGTCAGCAGGATGATGAACTTTACATCACTAAAGATTTATCTGAAAGTGGATTTGTTTTTGCTCCGTTCGACGATACTTTAGATATGATTTTGTTGCCTTTAGAAACGTCTAAAATAGCATACTGCGATGCCTTTGAAGGGGAAGCTAATTTAGAGAATCATATTCAGCTATCACCGTCTTCAAAAACGAAATCGGATTATATACAATTGGTTGAAAAAGCAATTTCTGAAATTGAAACTAGTGCATTAAAAAAGGTAGTATTGTCTAGACCAGAACATGTTTTAAATAATAATTTACATGTTTTTGAAGTTTTTAATCGTTTACTGTCTACTTACAAAACGGCCTTTGTGTATGTATGGTATCACCCAAAAATCGGACTTTGGTTAGGAGCAACACCCGAAACCTTGTTAAAAATTGAAGGAGAACGCATGTCGACTATGGCTTTGGCAGGTACGCAAGTGTATAAAGAAACTACAGATGTTATTTGGGGTAAAAAGGAGCAAGAGGAACAACAATTTGTAACCGATTATATTGTAAATAATTTACAACCTATAGTCAAATCCATTTCAACTTCGGAGTGTAGAACAGTAAAAGCAGGAGCTTTATTACATCTTCAAACACAG encodes:
- a CDS encoding GNAT family N-acetyltransferase, giving the protein MNIQQLEDSRVKLLLLDLSYCKDLEPIAFQNNLVQYSPTNISTTEALRDYIQTAIDGFNNNTCIPFIVFDKQNQRYAGCTRFMNINVVNKVLDIGSTWIGYEFQGTRLNSHMKFLMLQHAFETMAFEKVEFKIDERNARSRKAVEHLGATLEGILRKNTYLLDGFKRNTCVYGILKEEWIVIKSKLIKDLVLY
- a CDS encoding PaaI family thioesterase; translation: MKPSKEEILKQANAACKNTLMETLQIEIVDYSNDMLIARMPVNSRVHQPDGVLHGGATAALAESVGSFASHIFLDTNAFFVRGLEITANHLKSVTSGYVYAKASFLHKGRTTQLIDIRVTDDDDNLVSICKLSTITLPKKQ
- a CDS encoding chorismate-binding protein, coding for MHPSDFFEYLVNQFQNTLPFVAYRKPNENRITVLCQQDDELYITKDLSESGFVFAPFDDTLDMILLPLETSKIAYCDAFEGEANLENHIQLSPSSKTKSDYIQLVEKAISEIETSALKKVVLSRPEHVLNNNLHVFEVFNRLLSTYKTAFVYVWYHPKIGLWLGATPETLLKIEGERMSTMALAGTQVYKETTDVIWGKKEQEEQQFVTDYIVNNLQPIVKSISTSECRTVKAGALLHLQTQISAQLESRELQLLPIVKALHPTPAVCGLPKEKAKQFILTHEPYNREFYTGFMGELHFKKRQTRNTNRRNVENNVYGTVKPVSNLYVNLRCMQVLKNQIIIYVGGGITKDSVAEAEWEETVSKTSTMMRML